The Synchiropus splendidus isolate RoL2022-P1 chromosome 5, RoL_Sspl_1.0, whole genome shotgun sequence DNA window GAGGATGGTGATCTGCTCTCAGCAGGTGGCTTGCTCATGTCACTAGTATTAACAGAGATGAGTTGGCTGATGTGAAATGTCACAGTTAATCTTCTGTTTATGAGAGCCTTATGTGTGAGATTAAAATAATGGCGAACCCGGGGGGAGGTCGGTCCCCACCCGCTGTTGTGTTTACGACTTGCTTGCACCATGGTTTGGATCAATGGGTCATTGATCAGATCTACCTCTCAGCAAGGCATCCATGTCAAATAGAAGTGATATAAACAGAGTGTTTCTTTTCAAAGTACTTTTCACTACTATTACTATTTGCCTAAAtctgctgtttgctttctttgtTACTTTGGTACTATAGAGACAAAGGAATTATATTGCACTTAGGTCAAGTTGAGGCTAAATTAGGAGCGGTTTCAGTTTATTCTTGTTTCAGCAAGCAAGACATTaacttgttttattgtttctttaGGGGAAAACGGTCCAACATGAGGGCTGTTTGTATGGGAGCAGCAATATTTCTAGTCTCTAATAAGCATTGCCACTTGGCTTTGCTAACATGAAAGCTGAAAGATTTCCTTTTCAAAATGCGTAACATAGGACTATCGTGGTTTTCATCTTCATAATTGTTCATGATAAACCAGATTAGATGCGATGAAACTGAAATTTGGATTGCAGGGCCTTGAATAAGTGCCAAAGAGTGACATTCAAAGTGAATAgttcttgaaactgttttgacCAATACAAGAGTTGCATTTTTCACCACAGTGAAACAAAAGATTTTTTGTCGCTTATCTGGGTGGAAATGTCTTCCAGCTCATCTAAATCATTAAAATGAAGAGGTTAGAGCTGCAAGTGGCCCTGGGTCCTGACTTGAAATCTTTGACATTGAATCTATTGAAATCCTCTTTTGAGCTGTCCTCACAGTTCATGTCAACGTCATGATGCTGGTCTTGTTTGGCCTGCAGAACAGATGTCCATTAATTTGAGGCCACACGCTGTTGATGTACATATACTCATTTGAACAGGTTTTATTTGGTGGGCGAATGACATCACTGAGGACTAAATTAACTTGGACTTGTATTGGATTGCGTTGGCAAACACGAATGTGAGTGTCACAGTGCGCCttcgaaggaaaaaaaaccaaaacaacgcGGCGCTCTCCATCATAGGCTGAAGGGTAGCGGAACTATTTTCAGCACTGGTTGGATATTTGCCATCTTGTGTGGGCCGGGTTTATCCCTTCCACCTTTACTCTCACAGAACACTGTTCTGGGAACGCACgacataacataaaaataaactaaaataatccACCAAATGATCAGCGCAGGTCAaactactgtaaaaaaaaagctatcAACTGCCGTTTTAAAATGCACTCAATACTACCATCTTGCGGTAAAATAAAGTCATTGCACCCGGTGAACAGAATTCAAATGCGCACATTTACAACAGATTTTCTTGTAATGGATGCCAAATCAGATTTTTAAATGTGCATTTTAACCACGCATTTGTTCCGTTTTTTGCACTTTAAGGCATTAAACGCATGCGCCGAGCGTGCTTGTTGTCGAGGGCGCCCCCATGTGGTGATACTGGCTTTAACAGTTTGGCAGATGTCACTTTGCATTGCGACGTGGTGTGACGAATATTTGCAGGTATTAGAGTTTTGACTCCATGTCGTCAATTGGAATTAGCACAAGGAGGTTCCTCGTCTGTAAGAACAGCAGGTTCATGTGTCATTTTGTGCGAGTATTGCAGTTCAAATTCTCAACCTAAGTTAGCATGTCGCTGCTAGCAGCCCTGCTCCCGGAGTAActatagtttgtttgtttgcttcacAACAATTACCACACGAGTCAGCGATATTTCGATGCTTGTACTTCACACAGCTGTCACCACAGTTCTCTTTTTTATCGAGTGCATGCCATCGTCTTGGAAGGTCAGTCACATGAAGGGAAAAAGTAGAAGAATGATAAACGATTTGTTAGAACCCCACATTCCTCGTTGTAAACAAAAGAcatataaacatttattcagtcCACTTTCTGTTTACAAACTAATCTGTTCTCATCGGTTTCACTCACCGAGGTCGCTTCTTTCTAACgaccttttgtttatttttgggctTCTATGTTTTTCATCTTAAGAGAAAGCATAAACAGTGGCTGTTTCTAGAAACGCTGGCTGATCTTGTCTCCATAATTTCAAGAACCTCTGATGTTTTTAGCAAGCATCTGAGGTCAACTGCTCCTGGTGTCTTGACTAAACGATGTGCTTTGTTTTCTAagaattgagttttttttatatgtaaaGTCTTCATGCTTTActcttttttaaattctttacGTGTCTTTGTAATACGGTCTTTGTAATATTGTTGTGGTTTCTGATGCATAAGCtggataaaacaataaaaacaaacctcaAATAAGTGAGGAACTAGTTAGCGACTCATGAATATACatgtaaatgtatattttaatctGGGCTGGTTTCTTTAGACCCAGTGATCgctttttgctttattttgggcagattCTTGTTTCCCAATGTTTCATCCCTGTCATCACCTAGACTGCAGATCTCCACTGGCAGGTAAGAACCATTTCTGCATCTGTTTCTATGCTGTgtatcaatgaaaaaaagacaactaTTGTGGACAAGAATCTTTAATAAAGACACGTTGCACTCTTGCAGAGAATGTTGGCACAGATACACATCATTATCGTGGTCGGCCTTATGTACAATCAGAGGTTTTAAGCAaatctcacacacaaaaaactgaCAGTGACTGATTTATATGACTGATTCATTCTCTCTCTACTGTATATATAATGCTTGTTTTTGGCCAATGGTACAGTACATCATTTCACACAAAAATAATGGATCGGTGTAATGCATACGTTGTGACGCAGACAGTCCCAGTGTGTGGCGTCGATTCTCTGAGAGGAAAGTCTGAAGATGAAACTCTCAATGAACCACAGCAGCAGAGTGTTACAACTAGTTTCACTGAAGTAGAGATAAGGGCTGGTGGCTGCGTGATGCAATGGCAAAGACCGGACACAGGCAGAGGGTGAGACAGAGGTGCTAGTGAGGGCAGAGATGAGACATTCGGAGGGTTAAAGTGTCCCCTCATCCAACAGTTTGTTGATGCCGTTGCAGATCTTTCTCAGAGACACTCTGTATTCCTCTCCATCGCCGTATAACTCAGCCAGGAACTCGCAGTGAGCAAAATGGTTGAAGACGTGATCGATGCGAGCGTGCGAGCGAGCCGTCAGGTGCTGCTCGACCAGGGTGTGAAGAAGGTCCCTGCACTCCAGCAAGAGCTCCGACAGAATATTCCTGTCAAAGGTGTACTCCACCTCGTAGAAAGAAACGGCTGTCATAGCCGCCTGGTTCATCTTCTTCTTGAAGCGCTCCACTGTGTCCAGCTCATCTGGACTGAACTGGTGGTTTCGGTAGAGAATGCCGATCTTCAGGGCAATCTTGATGACATCTTTGATGATCTTGTGAGCCTCCTTCTTGCTCTTGGTGAACTCTCGGCTGGCCTTGTAGAGCTCGTCCAGGATCTCACTGCTGGTGTCGTCCGTCAGCATGTTGGCCACCACCATAGTCGCCATCTTGCTCAGGATCTTCTTCTGAGCTTGCATGGCCAAGGAGCGTGAGTTAAAGCTCTCTGGTCCTGGAAGAagaagataagaaaaaaatagcATGATGCTACTTTCTTAGCTCCAAACAGCAGACAGACTTGAATATCATTGTTTACTGTACTTGTAAAGACACTTTCACCCAACTGGGATGTGATCATTTGACATTATTGACTTGAGAATATCAATTGTTctacaggccactagatggcgatgGTGC harbors:
- the tnfaip8l3 gene encoding tumor necrosis factor alpha-induced protein 8-like protein 3, which gives rise to MDSDSGEQSDGDISPGPESFNSRSLAMQAQKKILSKMATMVVANMLTDDTSSEILDELYKASREFTKSKKEAHKIIKDVIKIALKIGILYRNHQFSPDELDTVERFKKKMNQAAMTAVSFYEVEYTFDRNILSELLLECRDLLHTLVEQHLTARSHARIDHVFNHFAHCEFLAELYGDGEEYRVSLRKICNGINKLLDEGTL